One window of Saccharomyces mikatae IFO 1815 strain IFO1815 genome assembly, chromosome: 8 genomic DNA carries:
- the AIM17 gene encoding Aim17p (similar to Saccharomyces cerevisiae AIM17 (YHL021C); ancestral locus Anc_7.110), with translation MLRSHIGRGSRILAKLTTTPRAYTSAAANRGHIIKTYFNRDSTTITFSMEESSKPVSVCFNNVFLRDASHSANLVTTGELYHNEKLTAPKDIQISQDGKSLVVKWQDGGHHQFPLQFFVDYKGSSFVSPATRKEESRYKPQLWNKRILKNNVKDLLSVDYNEFIDSKDDTKLFQTLVNLQKFGIAFVSGTPSSSAEGLTIQKICERIGPIRSTVHGEGTFDVNASQATSVNAHYANKDLPLHTDLPFLENVPGFQILQSLPATKGGDPSTRPMNYFVDAFYATRNVRESDFEAYEALQIVPVNYIYENGDKRYYQSKPLIEHYDINEDNTLLGNYETLIKCINYSPPYQAPFTFGIYDKPSDLNNNPDLNLITTPAKLTERFLFKSFVRGLNLFESHINDFNNQFRLQLPENCCVIFNNRRILHANSLTNSNQQWLKGCYFDSDTFKSKLKFLEEKYPQEK, from the coding sequence ATGCTAAGATCACATATAGGCAGGGGGTCTCGAATCCTCGCCAAACTAACCACTACACCAAGAGCGTACACATCTGCGGCTGCAAATCGAGGGCATATCATCAAGACGTACTTTAATAGAGACTCAACGACAATTACTTTTTCTATGGAAGAGTCTAGCAAACCGGTTTCCGTTTGCTTTAACAACGTCTTCCTTAGAGATGCGTCGCACAGTGCCAATCTGGTCACCACGGGGGAACTGTATCATAATGAGAAATTGACCGCTCCTAAGGACATTCAAATATCTCAAGATGGGAAATCTCTGGTAGTAAAATGGCAAGATGGTGGCCATCACCAGTTTCCTTTACAATTTTTTGTCGACTATAAGGGATCCAGTTTTGTTTCTCCGGCCACAAGAAAGGAGGAATCTAGATACAAGCCCCAGCTATGGAACAAGCgtattttgaagaataacGTCAAGGACTTGCTCTCTGTGGATTATAACGAGTTCATTGACTCTAAAGATGACACAAAGCTTTTTCAAACACTAGTCAATCTACAAAAATTCGGTATCGCTTTCGTTTCCGGTAcaccttcatcttctgcTGAGGGCCTTACTATACAAAAGATCTGTGAAAGGATCGGGCCTATTAGATCAACCGTACATGGTGAAGGTACATTTGATGTGAATGCGTCACAGGCAACAAGTGTGAATGCTCATTACGCCAATAAAGACTTACCGCTGCATACGGATTTACCgtttttggaaaatgtGCCAGGTTTCCAAATTTTACAGTCTTTGCCTGCTACCAAAGGGGGGGATCCCAGTACTAGACCCATGAATTATTTTGTGGATGCATTCTATGCGACACGTAACGTTAGGGAATCGGATTTTGAAGCTTACGAGGCTTTACAAATCGTGCCTGTCAATTATATTTATGAGAACGGTGATAAAAGATACTACCAATCCAAACCTTTAATCGAACACTACGACATTAACGAAGACAACACTTTGCTAGGCAATTATGAGACACTGATTAAATGCATCAACTACTCCCCCCCATATCAAGCACCTTTCACTTTTGGTATTTACGACAAGCCATCAGATTTAAATAACAATCCAGATTTAAATTTAATTACTACGCCGGCCAAACTAACAGAGAGGTTTTTGTTTAAGTCCTTCGTTAGAGGGTTGAATCTCTTCGAAAGTCACATAAATGATTTCAACAATCAATTTAGATTACAGTTGCCCGAAAACTGCTGtgtcatttttaataaCAGAAGGATTTTGCACGCCAATTCATTAACAAACTCAAATCAACAATGGTTAAAGGGTTGCTATTTTGATTCGGACACTTTCAAGAGTAAACTGAagtttttggaagaaaaatatcctcaagaaaaatag
- the OPI1 gene encoding transcriptional regulator OPI1 (similar to Saccharomyces cerevisiae OPI1 (YHL020C); ancestral locus Anc_2.557) — translation MSENQRLGLSEEEVEAAEVLGVLKQSCRQKPQRSEDIPQGEQSSANESSTTSLNILDRVSNKIISNVVTFYDEINTSKRPLKSIGRLLDDDDDEHDDYDYYDEEFFTNKRQKLSQAIAKGKENLKEYKLNMSIESKKRLITCLHLLKLANKQLSDKISCLQDLVEKEQVHPVHTQDGSSGAAVGAREDETSSDEDDDDEEFFDASEQVNASEQSIVVKMEVVGTVKKVYSLISKFTANSLPEPARSQVRESLLKLPTNWFDSVHSTSLPHHDSSLNTNCHEQKAEQEQQQQQQQQRQQRQQILLQQRQERSKDGDETVSPSFSVTPNGKVLILAKESLEMVRNVMGVVDSTLGKAEEWVKQKQEVKEMIRERFLQQQQQYRQQQQRDANRVKPFNDLQESKE, via the coding sequence ATGTCTGAAAACCAGCGTTTAGGATTATCAGAGGAAGAGGTAGAAGCGGCTGAAGTACTAGGAGTTTTGAAACAATCATGCAGGCAGAAGCCACAGCGATCGGAGGACATTCCACAAGGTGAACAGAGTTCTGCAAATGAGTCTTCGACGACATCGTTGAACATTCTGGACCGCGTAAGCAATAAGATTATCAGCAACGTCGTGACTTTTTACGATGAAATAAACACCAGCAAGAGACCACTGAAGTCGATAGGGAGACTGCTGgacgatgatgacgacGAACATGATGATTACGACTACTATGATGAGGAGTTTTTCACCAACAAGAGACAGAAGCTGTCGCAGGCGATTGCCAAGGGGAAGGAAAACCTGAAGGAGTACAAGCTGAACATGTCCATCGAGTCTAAGAAGAGACTTATTACGTGTTTGCACCTTTTGAAGCTGGCTAACAAGCAGCTTTCCGATAAAATCTCGTGCTTGCAGGACCTTGTAGAAAAGGAACAGGTGCACCCTGTGCACACACAAGATGGAAGTTCTGGGGCGGCCGTGGGGGCTAGAGAAGATGAGACATCGtctgatgaagatgatgatgacgaggAGTTTTTTGATGCCTCAGAGCAAGTCAACGCCAGTGAGCAGTCTATTGTGGTGAAGATGGAGGTGGTCGGCACAGTCAAGAAAGTGTACTCCCTAATATCCAAATTCACGGCGAACTCGCTGCCGGAGCCCGCCAGGTCCCAGGTTCGAGAGAGCCTGTTGAAGCTTCCCACGAACTGGTTTGATAGTGTTCACAGTACTTCACTGCCGCACCACGATTCGTCTCTCAACACCAATTGTCATGAACAAAAAGCagaacaagaacaacagcagcagcagcagcagcaacgACAACAACGACAACAAATTTTACTGCAGCAACGGCAAGAAAGGAGTAAAGATGGCGACGAGACAGTCTCGCCCTCCTTTTCCGTCACCCCCAATGGAAAAGTACTTATCCTCGCCAAAGAGTCTCTGGAGATGGTGAGGAACGTCATGGGTGTGGTTGACTCCACTTTAGGCAAGGCTGAAGAATGGGTGAAGCAAAAACAGGAGGTGAAAGAGATGATAAGAGAGCGTTTCttgcagcagcagcaacagtatagacagcagcaacagAGAGACGCCAATCGCGTAAAGCCCTTCAATGACCTCCAGGAGAGCAAAGAGTAA
- the SPO11 gene encoding DNA topoisomerase (ATP-hydrolyzing) (similar to Saccharomyces cerevisiae SPO11 (YHL022C); ancestral locus Anc_7.109), with protein MALEELREKYRTRQELVKALTSKRRSIHLNPNGHSIETASSNAEVLAHIKQILSLAANSLEQHQQPVSIVFQTKKKKGDTSNSNICTTLEFPLNGPHLFTHQFKMRKCSILLTLLKIIMEKLPLGKNTTVRDIFYSNVELFQRQANVVQWLDIIRFNFKLSPRKSLNIIPAQKGLVYSPFPIYIYDNISAGKDEFQVQKQTVFPGKPCLIPFFQDDANIKLETAGNCNLLIVEKEAVFTKLINNYQKLNENTILITGKGFPDFLTRLFLKKLEQNCSSLISSCSIFTDADPYGISIALNYTHSSANTVYNCTMANYKGIRITQVLTQNNGVHGKPIQLLSLNQRDYSLAKNLIVSLTVNSKDIATSPLKKYIIECQREIFFQKKAEMNEIDASIFRLA; from the coding sequence ATGGCATTGGAAGAATTGAGGGAAAAATACAGAACCAGGCAAGAACTTGTCAAAGCACTTACTTCTAAAAGACGCTCTATTCATCTGAACCCTAACGGTCATTCAATTGAAACTGCTAGTTCGAATGCGGAGGTATTGGCTCATATCAAACAAATCCTGTCATTGGCGGCTAATTCATTAGAGCAACATCAGCAGCCAGTGTcaattgtttttcaaaccaagaaaaaaaaaggcgATACTAGCAACTCTAACATCTGTACAACACTAGAATTTCCTCTAAATGGCCCGCATCTATTCACTCATCAGTTTAAAATGAGAAAATGCTCAATCCTTTTGACCTTATTAAAAATTATTATGGAAAAATTGCCCCTGGGTAAAAACACTACAGTAAGAGACATTTTCTACTCCAACGTAGAGTTGTTCCAAAGACAGGCAAACGTCGTTCAGTGGCTAGATATAATACGGTTTAACTTCAAACTTTCCCCACGAAAGTCCCTGAATATCATACCAGCTCAGAAAGGTTTAGTTTATTCGCCTTTTCCTATCTACATTTACGACAATATCTCGGCAGGTAAGGATGAATTTCAGGTACAAAAGCAAACTGTTTTCCCTGGTAAGCCCTGCctaattccattttttcaagatgatGCAAACATAAAGTTAGAGACAGCTGGCAATTGCAATCTTTTAATAGTGGAAAAAGAGGCCGTCTTCACTAAGTTAATAAATAATTATCAAAAGTTAAATGAGAATACCATTTTAATTACTGGTAAGGGGTTTCCAGATTTCTTGACAAGATTATTCCTCAAGAAACTAGAACAAAATTGCTCCAGTTTGATATCTAGCTGTTCCATATTTACCGATGCTGACCCTTATGGGATTAGCATAGCTCTAAATTATACTCACTCGAGTGCAAACACCGTTTATAATTGCACGATGGCAAATTATAAAGGCATTCGTATTACTCAAGTCTTAACGCAGAATAATGGAGTGCATGGCAAACCCATCCAATTATTGAGTTTGAATCAGCGCGACTATTCGTTAGCCAAAAATTTAATAGTTTCACTGACTGTTAACAGCAAGGATATTGCAACATCACCattaaagaaatatataatagAATGTCAACgagagattttttttcaaaagaaagctGAAATGAACGAAATTGATGCTAGTATTTTTCGGTTAGCGTGA
- the NPR3 gene encoding Npr3p (similar to Saccharomyces cerevisiae NPR3 (YHL023C); ancestral locus Anc_4.34) has translation MDECLPNSCLLGVHLVISTHSGPQIVYHYPPSNTAFLTNNPTKHQHLYGNHEVLEKNTNTSKGDKLFNSGSVKTASQIPHNDSMNNFHATITPSMTNTNTNSGTLPSTMSHANIVGSQSSIPTATNGVSYREADMGNNSRTFQYSEPESESSSSGLSDSELSTDYLDISNDSFSISSSLSSPSSSPSPSGSSSSSPLQGGLSRTNSSFQSIDSMSPTSPQLTISNDGISVAESYLDSATNNKPKAVSKRSQNFFHKLSAKKSTDSKTHSPITKLKSKPSQSTNKGNKMLNNTFNENDGNAFTGSYSLSSKKSMSSAGEHSQDFRNNSLTDTPGQSPQHYHHRYHHYQKTAANSQRNSYTQYDVEEDMEVSTMLQDGRISMNEIFFEEENFQDINKILEFDNDFVAEFCSPEREMCNTRFEFTVDNFCFLGLPIHVDSQGRWRKSKHKNKTRSKRSSSTTTNISRKKSIASKISSLSENTLKKINSGNVDTDYDSNAANEGYTDTPNLRIDTDIHGAEFEREKEDLGNNMNMFHVCFVMNPHLIEYNKRIDDMYQFVVTRLSLLLRYVQSKTSYISSECHIILKERERVLKHSKTYQSINGAGNKGKYLYQRILAKSSLARALTECVDKIQRNEIACLEISDDKVISLQVPIQNEFEKMPQIKLQPVLRGSYLTSILNMKFLEKSSLRIEGQNRQSNQAQFSDVNNNAYKFGNNVNSTTGHCGAPNIEDRDDNEGNYYCDDNDDLLNYALLLLDEPNNIISSLESFSYQDDIGTIILKHLIRNLQPNIPLRSYRYLINELLDNPSPQEILTSETNSVESSILRSCALHLMYWRHARIVIPLSSKYTYIVSPLAPIQGYTIDDFKSISQSDGKLKITEKGENNEERSDKIPLIYQNSLLFRSKFPSLPTLPIFLSLLSSDKPQAYSNIIPSREHKPVYLDALAWLIQYGYVTQLLTFINIRVDKHIKMAVYEDLEKEGFRKTNSTGRLGMDNKKTDKKMDDEDEQNRDANANEVCLGEVEGEQPKDRNKNDNKDENDKDNDDDNEIAVIDEEEMLHFEYDDPEMQHDYTIILEPERATAIEKRWLYRCIHGQPSDIQILFNKLLNYFNGKVPMELVIIKEEISRHDLKKLLNALDKYLIEVHHW, from the coding sequence ATGGATGAGTGTTTACCCAATTCATGTCTACTAGGTGTTCATCTCGTCATTTCAACTCATTCGGGACCACAAATAGTTTATCACTATCCACCCTCCAATACAGCATTTCTGACAAATAATCCAACGAAACACCAGCATCTTTATGGAAACCATGAAGTactggaaaaaaatacaaatacaAGTAAGGGGGACAAATTGTTCAATTCCGGGTCCGTGAAGACAGCGTCCCAAATACCCCATAATGATTCAATGAATAATTTCCATGCCACCATCACGCCATCTATGACAAATACAAATACTAATAGTGGAACATTGCCTTCCACAATGTCGCATGCTAATATTGTTGGATCACAAAGCTCTATTCCTACAGCTACTAATGGTGTAAGTTATAGAGAAGCCGATATGGGGAACAACTCTCGGACTTTCCAATACTCAGAGCCCGAATCtgaatcatcatcatcaggGTTGAGTGACAGCGAATTATCCACAGACTATTTGGATATTTCCAACGATTCGTTTTctatatcttcttcattatcatcgCCTTCTTCGTCTCCCTCTCCATCAggttcatcatcatcatcacctcTACAGGGTGGCTTATCAAGGACTAATTCAAGTTTCCAATCTATCGATTCGATGTCTCCGACCTCTCCACAGTTAACTATCAGCAACGATGGGATTTCAGTAGCGGAATCATACCTAGATTCGGCAACGAATAATAAACCAAAGGCTGTTTCCAAGAGATCTCAGaacttttttcataaattGAGTGCCAAGAAGAGCACCGATTCGAAAACACATTCTCCAATAACAAAGCTTAAATCCAAACCCTCGCAGAGTACAAACAAAGGCAACAAGATGTTAAATAATACCTTCAATGAGAATGATGGAAACGCTTTTACAGGAAGTTATTCACTTTCTTCCAAGAAATCTATGTCGAGTGCAGGAGAGCATAGCCAAGACTTCCGCAATAATAGCCTCACTGACACTCCTGGCCAATCACCTCAACACTATCACCATCGTTATCATCACTATCAAAAGACTGCTGCTAACAGCCAACGAAATTCTTACACCCAGTATGACGTCGAAGAAGATATGGAGGTTTCAACAATGCTACAAGATGGTAGAATCTCTATGAATGAAATATTCTTCGAAGAGGAAAACTTCCAggatataaataaaattttaGAATTTGATAATGATTTTGTTGCAGAATTTTGTAGTCCTGAGAGGGAAATGTGCAATACTAGATTCGAATTCACAGTGGAtaacttttgttttttaggTTTACCTATCCATGTAGATTCACAGGGTAGATGGAGAAAATCTAAgcataaaaataaaactcGTTCCAAAAGATCTTCAAGCACCACAACAAACATtagcagaaaaaaatccattGCCTCCAAGATTTCATCACTGAGTGAGAACAccctaaaaaaaataaacagtgGCAACGTTGACACTGATTACGACAGTAATGCTGCTAATGAGGGTTATACTGATACACCGAATTTAAGGATAGATACAGACATCCATGGCGCTGAGTTtgagagagaaaaagaagacttGGGTAATAACATGAATATGTTTCATGTATGCTTTGTTATGAATCCGCATTTAATTGAATATAACAAAAGAATTGACGATATGTATCAATTTGTTGTAACAAGgttatcattattgttaAGGTATGTGCAGTCAAAAACTTCATATATTTCTAGCGAATGCCATATAATCctgaaagaaagagaaagagtGTTGAAACACTCGAAGACATACCAATCAATAAATGGCGCGGGGAACAAGGGAAAGTACCTATACCAAAGAATTTTAGCCAAATCTTCGTTGGCTAGAGCATTGACAGAATGTGTTGATAAAATCCAACGAAACGAAATTGCGTGTCTTGAGATTAGTGACGATAAAGTAATTTCTTTACAAGTTCCAATTCAAAATGAGTTTGAGAAAATGCCACAGATCAAACTACAACCCGTATTAAGAGGCTCATATCTGACATCCATCTTAAACATGAAATTTTTAGAGAAATCATCGCTAAGAATTGAAGGCCAAAATCGTCAAAGTAACCAGGCCCAATTCAGCGATGTTAATAACAATGCATATAAGTTCGGCAATAATGTTAATAGCACCACCGGCCATTGTGGAGCGCCGAATATTGAAGACAGAGACGACAATGAAGGCAATTACTACTGTGACGATAACGATGACCTTCTGAATTATGCACTGTTATTATTGGACGaaccaaataatatcattAGCTCCCTCGAATCCTTTTCGTACCAAGACGATATTGGCACCATCATATTGAAGCACTTAATCAGAAATTTACAGCCAAATATCCCGCTAAGATCGTATCGTTATTTGATAAATGAGTTATTAGATAATCCCTCTCCACAAGAAATACTTACTTCTGAGACAAACTCAGTGGAATCAAGCATTCTGCGGTCTTGTGCGTTGCATTTAATGTATTGGAGGCATGCGAGAATAGTAATTCCACTTAGTTCCAAGTACACGTATATCGTTTCGCCGTTAGCTCCTATTCAAGGTTATACAATAGATGATTTTAAAAGTATTTCACAGAGTGACGGGAAACTAAAAATAACGGAGAAGGGCGAAAATAATGAGGAGCGAAGTGACAAGATACCATTAATTTACCAAAACTCACTACTGTTTAGATCCAAATTCCCATCGTTGCCTACCCTGCCCATTTTTCTGAGTTTGTTATCATCAGATAAACCTCAAGCTTACAGTAACATCATTCCGTCAAGAGAACACAAGCCAGTTTACTTGGATGCGTTAGCGTGGTTAATACAGTATGGATACGTGACCCAATTATTGACATTTATCAATATCCGCGTGGATAAACACATAAAGATGGCGGTGTACGAAGACTTAGAGAAAGAAGGATTCCGTAAGACTAATTCTACTGGGAGACTTGGCATGGACAACAAGAAGactgataaaaaaatggatgacgaagatgagCAAAACAGAGATGCCAATGCCAATGAAGTGTGTCTGGGGGAAGTAGAAGGTGAGCAACCCAAGGACAGAAACAAGAACGACAACAAAGATGAGAATGACAAGGATAACGATGACGATAATGAAATAGCAGTGATcgatgaagaggaaatgCTACACTTTGAATATGATGATCCTGAGATGCAACATGACTATACCATAATTTTGGAACCTGAAAGAGCCAcagcaattgaaaaaaggtGGCTCTATAGGTGTATTCATGGCCAGCCTTCAGATATCCagattcttttcaataaattaCTGAACTATTTCAATGGAAAGGTTCCTATGGAGCTAGTTattatcaaagaagaaatcagcAGACAtgacttgaagaaattgctCAATGCTTTAGATAAATATTTAATAGAGGTGCATCATTGGTGA